A single genomic interval of Osmerus eperlanus chromosome 14, fOsmEpe2.1, whole genome shotgun sequence harbors:
- the LOC134033925 gene encoding uncharacterized protein LOC134033925, protein MFFLCNVAFTVYLFIFHLVDNRSGVHGTSTLQSATGRNSSNPNAVPNTNDKHSQGRETKKGLPVIIKVESLTPSRTATGPPEMGEGEPNNPETCTSVRASEDWEPDMVVVVVDPAPIKEEAGINCEWSLSDQEAVIREDRGTEDDDGGRGGDMNYLMDDFDQLPSTSAPSSFSSSFFSSSISSSFFSTSSSHLVPGPLHQQQKQGDQQHHLPNPQREPPTVQRALGKHLPSSTHPPPPLIHYSSLLSRATGSAENQGGRGGGDTHTEKPGYWYHLKCEVCGKLFPRPAALQRHHRVHTGEKPFSCRHCAKRFSYGHQLKNHERVHTGERPFSCKLCGKSFSQSSHLKRHLSVHTGHSLVHISVQKENTLPSVNKCLDCCNRYHCPFCKTSVFKPTNKYKLRRHLQSHLSRAVNYRGYSLFRCFLECSSSGHNHCPFCRTIILKKADFINHVTSCRASSPTTSQSNSAPSSFSTATLSSPTNQKRGALVSSASQTPLSFISGLSDVGQVRSSVASRETICHKCGLTLLTKNLRNHILRRHPDGGGLPSKRWDTSGTMANVNFHSQLASIMEVLANAAVSDICQLVDDGYAVLRLEISRAQRENLALKSKLRLMEVRSRDRFARRSPVPHLAVSCARKAHVAVKHSLNAKKNAAGSRLIGDQGTHLSTVCAQPEDPLEYPELVLIKEERQEEELKDCSSHLAQGNAGVSHSLPANNNHTLNIETPLDQHRSPGSSLPGLQRPGSPPEHPAQGSQEQAGDSDVLRSPLPGGHHSTTSQQLQPHHVYVGGCETAGSSSQMASPADAVEPSCSFSVEAMRSFGAEVPLLLGDGESSHGFVSSLGLGRVDSLKMERGAESTWADGKVFGSGLSLDPITGRDREDGESASNLSSQTHESKSSELDATGFDSSFDELFSSPDANVVQVLHRNGGVGTEGESSYQFLASGGGFGGLTDTSPRIRLDPERVLHCEQCGRLFHNARDLVVHQRSHAGERLFHCPQCKKPFLHLHQLKTHQRVHTGEKPFSCAQCGRHFSQSSHIKRHMSVHTGEKRYSCSLCGKRFSQACSLKVHQSVHTGERPYSCTQCGKSFSVLGNLVRHQSVHIRK, encoded by the exons atgttttttttatgtaatgtagcttttacagtttatttatttatatttcatCTAGTGGACAATCGTTCTGGTGTACATGGAACCTCTACGCTGCAGAGTGCTACAGGGCGCAATTCTTCAAACCCCAACGCTGTCCCAAACACGAACGACAAACACAGCCAG GGCAGGGAAACGAAGAAAGGTTTGCCCGTTATTATCAAAGTGGAGAGCTTGACCCCCAGCAGAACGGCCACTGGTCCTCCAGAGATGGGAGAAGGGGAGCCTAATAACCCAGAGACCTGCACGTCTGTCCGGGCCTCTGAGGACTGGGAGCCTGAtatggttgtggtggtggtggatccAGCCCCCATCAAAGAAGAAGCTGGGATCAACTGTGAGTGGAGCTTATCGGACCAGGAAGCAGTGATCAGAGAGGACCGGGGaactgaggatgatgatggaggaagaggaggagatatgAACTATTTGATGGACGATTTCGACCAGCTGCCTTCCACCTCggccccctcttccttctcctcctccttcttctcatcctccatctcttcttccttcttctccacctcctcctcacacctggTTCCAGGGCCTCTCCACCAGCAACAGAAGCAGGGAGACCAGCAGCACCACCTCCCCAACCCACAGAGAGAACCCCCCACCGTGCAGAGAGCCTTAGGGAAGCACCTCCCCTCAtccacccatcctcctcctccactcatccACTACTCCTCGCTCCTCTCCAGAGCAACTGGCAGTGCAGAGAaccaaggaggaagaggaggaggagacacccacacagagaaGCCTGGGTACTGGTACCATCTTAAATGCGAGGTGTGCGGTAAATTATTCCCCCGACCCGCGGCCCTACAGAGACATCACCGCGTCCACACCGGAGAGAAGCCCTTCTCCTGCCGTCACTGCGCTAAGAGGTTCTCCTATGGGCACCAGCTGAAGAACCACGAGAGG gttcacacaggagagaggccgTTCTCCTGCAAACTCTGCGGGAAGAGCTTCTCTCAGTCCAGCCACCTGAAGAGGCACCTTAGTGTGCATACGGGACACTCCCTG GTCCACATCTCAGTGCAGAAAGAGAACACTCTGCCTTCAGTGAATAAATGCTTGGATTGCTGCAACAGGTATCACTGTCCCTTCTGCAAAACCTCTGTGTTCAAACCAACCAACAAGTATAAACTCCGCAGACATCTGCAGTCTCACCTTTCAAGGGCTGTGAACTACAGAG GCTACAGCCTTTTTAGGTGCTTTTTAGAGTGTAGTTCATCAGGTCACAACCACTGCCCGTTCTGCAGAACCATCATATTGAAGAAGGCCGACTTCATCAACCACGTGACGTCATGCAGggcctccagccccaccaccaGCCAATCTAACTCCGCCCCATCCTCGTTCTCAACCGCCACTCTCTCATCCCCCACCAATCAGAAGCGTGGAGCGCTGGTAAGCTCCGCCTCTcagactcctctctctttcatctctggcCTGAGCGATGTGGGTCAGGTCAGGTCATCGGTGGCTTCAAGAGAGACAATTTGTCACAAGTGCGGCCTCACGCTGCTCACCAAGAACCTCCGCAACCACATCTTGAGGAGGCACCCAGATGGTGGCGGGTTGCCAAG CAAACGTTGGGACACATCTGGGACAATGGCGAATGTTAATTTTCATTCGCAACTTGCATCCATCATGGAAGTGCTGGCCAACGCGGCAGTATCAGACATTTGTCAGCTTGTTGACGACGGATACGCCGTGCTGCGGCTTGAAATATCCAGGGCTCAGCGAGAGAACCTGGCATTGAAGAGCAAACTACGGTTAATGGAAGTTCGATCACGGGACCGGTTCGCCAGAAGGAGCCCCGTACCTCACCTGGCTGTGTCTTGCGCTAGGAAAG CTCATGTAGCTGTTAAGCATTCCTTAAACGCCAAGAAGAATGCTGCAGGATCCAGGCTGATTGGGGACCAGGGCACCCACCTCTCTACTGTGTGTGCTCAG CCTGAGGACCCCCTGGAGTACCCTGAGCTGGTCTTGAtaaaggaagagaggcaggaggaggaactgAAAGACTGCAGTTCTCACCTGGCCCAGGGAAATG CTGGAgtatctcactctcttcctgctAACAACAACCACACTCTGAACATAGAGACGCCTCTGGACCAGCACAGGAGTCCAGGCTCCAGCCTCCCAGGGTTGCAAAGGCCCGGGTCACCACCAGAGCACCCTGCCCAGGGATCGCAGGAGCAGGCCGGTGACAGCGACGTCCTGAGGTCCCCTCTCCCTGGAGGTCACCACAGCACCACCAGCCAGCAGCTGCAGCCGCACCACGTGTACGTCGGAGGCTGTGAAACTGCGGGCTCGTCATCTCAAATGGCGTCTCCTGCAGACGCCGTGGAACCGTCCTGCTCGTTCTCGGTGGAAGCGATGAGGTCGTTCGGTGCAGAGGTTCCCCTGTTGCTAGGTGACGGAGAGAGCTCGCACGGGTTCGTCTCCTCGCTCGGGCTCGGAAGAGTCGACTCTCTCAAAATGGAAAGAGGGGCAGAGTCCACTTGGGCTGATGGGAAGGTTTTTGGATCGGGCCTGTCTCTAGATCCCATTactgggagggacagagaggacggGGAGTCGgcctctaacctctcctctcagaCCCATGAGAGCAAGTCCAGCGAGCTAGATGCCACCGGGTTCGACTCGTCCTTCGACGAGCTGTTCTCCTCGCCCGACGCCAACGTGGTGCAGGTTCTCCACCGGAATGGAGGTGTGGGTACCGAGGGGGAGTCTTCATATCAGTTCCTGGCCAGTGGGGGTGGTTTCGGAGGCCTGACGGACACTTCGCCCCGCATCAGACTGGACCCGGAAAGGGTGCTCCATTGCGAGCAGTGCGGACGGCTTTTCCACAACGCGCGAGACCTAGTAGTGCACCAGAGGTCCCATGCCGGAGAGAGACTCTTCCACTGCCCCCAGTGCAAGAAACCCTTCCTGCACCTCCACCAGCTGAAGACACACCAGAGGGTCCACACCGGTGAGAAACCCTTCAGCTGCGCCCAGTGCGGCCGCCACTTCTCCCAGTCCAGCCACATCAAGAGACACATGAGTGTCCACACGGGGGAGAAGAGGTACAGCTGCTCCCTGTGTGGGAAGAGGTTTTCCCAGGCTTGCAGCCTGAAGGTGCACCAGAgtgtccacactggagagaggccGTACAGCTGTActcagtgtgggaagagcttctcTGTATTGGGTAATCTGGTTAGGCATCAGAGCGTTCACATCAGGAAATAA
- the LOC134034074 gene encoding uncharacterized protein LOC134034074 isoform X1: MSETCYLNRQISSIMDTLAEAAVRDICKVVQDSYAALRLEVLRSKEEIKDLKRRLKLAKFSSDTATGAVQTLVTTSSRRTNSPANVTSDHDKHGNVSYVYQTKAETVFTPEGSKQNPSGMNLSINAKVCLAASKGQRHITCLQVGESPRIDRCNTCCSLYHCPFCQPSVFKPNEFHRIVPHIQTHQNRAIHHDGFVIYKCNLTCRKTAHFHCCYCTETIINKSSFQSHILNCRPRTPQPAEQSQHPPPPFSSPPSPKGPSATSPPVTPTQHASPAQHPGHSPSPGPDASPDMATSQPESEPEPESPEHMSFGSYSPMPGLDSTPMGSPAPSSSALTHGALRKDTTGNSAAATMSGAQTPERTEPAPGSPDPSKMLDPRISKMQCQFCGIILNRKNFKVHVKRRHKEEFLELLNQEVHNRGPADSKISRVQCQHCGVTLNKKNFKVHMKRRHREEVSPESWGEVLMKSLAMERQPQGVIPWRKVKVRCERCGLTLSRCSFREHMRRKHQEEVSLSTFQEALNNFLEDMGLVAVETALFASHGEEGGDEEEGRGNHDHDDLVLDIGVSGDQEGERQADPDGFLSFEAGQSTRRGQEDRLLTMMSSQWYPPLRNPHFLELPLESMVWIFREVIRYDGRRGYWNLSLVCKTFRTILRNDIIRNYSLDLMNSSTH, from the exons ATGTCGGAAACATGCTATTTAAACCGGCAGATATCTTCAATTATGGACACTCTAGCCGAAGCAGCCGTGAGAGATATCTGTAAAGTTGTTCAGGACAGCTATGCAGCGTTACGGCTCGAAGTATTAAGAAGcaaagaggaaatcaaagacTTAAAGAGAAGGCTTAAATTGGCCAAGTTTAGTAGTGATACGGCGACCGGCGCTGTTCAGACGCTTGTCACTACTTCATCGAGAAGAACCAACAGTCCCGCTAATGTCACGTCTGATCATGATAAACATGGGAACGTTAGCTATGTTTATCAAACCAAGGCGGAAACAGTTTTCACACCCGAGGGTTCCAAACAGAACCCCTCAGGAATGAACCTCAGCATCAACGCTAAAGTCTGTCTGGCCGCCAGTAAG GGACAGCGCCACATCACGTGCTTGCAGGTAGGAGAGAGTCCACGGATAGATAGGTGCAACACCTGCTGCTCCCTCTACCACTGCCCCTTCTGCCAGCCCTCTGTGTTCAAACCCAATGAGTTCCACAGGATCGTCccccacatacagacacatcagAACCGAGCAATCCACCATGACG GGTTTGTAATCTACAAGTGCAATTTGACCTGTAGAAAGACGGCCCACTTCCATTGTTGCTACTGCACTGAGACCATTATCAACAAAAGCTCCTTTCAGTCTCACATCCTCAACTGTCGACCACGGACGCCACAGCCTGCTGAACAATCtcaacaccctcctcctcctttttcttctcctcccagccccaaaGGGCCCTCTgcaacctctcctcctgtcactcCCACCCAGCATGCCTCTCCGGCCCAGCACCCAGGCCACTCTCCCAGCCCCGGCCCTGACGCATCTCCAGACATGGCCACCTCGCAACCGGAATCTGAACCGGAACCTGAATCTCCAGAACACATGTCCTTCGGTAGCTACTCTCCAATGCCTGGGCTGGACTCCACCCCCATGGGGagcccagccccctcctcttccGCGCTCACCCACGGCGCTCTGAGAAAGGACACTACCGGCAATTCTGCTGCGGCGACCATGTCTGGGGCCCAGACACCAGAGAGGACGGAGCCAGCACCGGGCTCTCCTGACCCCAGCAAGATGCTAGATCCAAGAATATCCAAGATGCAGTGCCAGTTCTGTGGCATCATCCTGAATCGGAAGAATTTCAAGGTCCACGTGAAGAGGCGGCACAAGGAGGAGTTTTTGGAGCTGTTGAACCAGGAAGTGCATAACCGGGGCCCGGCGGACTCCAAGATTTCCAGGGTCCAGTGCCAGCACTGCGGCGTGACGTTGAACAAAAAGAATTTCAAGGTGCACATGAAGAGGAGgcacagggaggaggtcagCCCGGAGTCCTGGGGGGAGGTCCTGATGAAGTCGCTAGCAATGGAGCGGCAGCCCCAAGGGGTCATCCCTTGGAGGAAGGTCAAAGTTCGTTGCGAGCGCTGCGGCCTGACCCTGAGCAGGTGCAGCTTCCGGGAGCACATGAGAAGGAAGCACCAGGAGGAAGTGAGCCTTTCCACTTTCCAAGAAGCGCTCAACAACTTTCTGGAGGACATGGGGCTGGTTGCCGTGGAGACGGCGCTGTTCGCGTCACACGGAGAGGAAGgcggagacgaggaggaggggcggggcaaCCATGACCACGACGACCTAGTCCTGGACATCGGCGTGAGTGGAGATCAGGAAGGGGAGAGGCAAGCAGACCCCGATGGCTTCTTGTCTTTTGAGGCAGGACAGTCTACCAGACGAGGACAAGAGGACAGACTTCTCACAATGATG AGCAGCCAATGGTACCCTCCACTTAGGAATCCTCATTTCCTCGAG CTTCCTCTAGAGTCCATGGTGTGGATCTTCAGGGAGGTTATCCGTTATGACGGAAGGAGGGGCTACTGGAACCTCTCACTGGTCTGCAAAACCTTCCGCACCATCCTGAGGAATGACATCATACGAAACTACTCACTAG ACCTCATGAACTCTTCAACTCATTAA
- the LOC134034074 gene encoding uncharacterized protein LOC134034074 isoform X2, with product MSETCYLNRQISSIMDTLAEAAVRDICKVVQDSYAALRLEVLRSKEEIKDLKRRLKLAKFSSDTATGAVQTLVTTSSRRTNSPANVTSDHDKHGNVSYVYQTKAETVFTPEGSKQNPSGMNLSINAKVCLAASKGQRHITCLQVGESPRIDRCNTCCSLYHCPFCQPSVFKPNEFHRIVPHIQTHQNRAIHHDGFVIYKCNLTCRKTAHFHCCYCTETIINKSSFQSHILNCRPRTPQPAEQSQHPPPPFSSPPSPKGPSATSPPVTPTQHASPAQHPGHSPSPGPDASPDMATSQPESEPEPESPEHMSFGSYSPMPGLDSTPMGSPAPSSSALTHGALRKDTTGNSAAATMSGAQTPERTEPAPGSPDPSKMLDPRISKMQCQFCGIILNRKNFKVHVKRRHKEEFLELLNQEVHNRGPADSKISRVQCQHCGVTLNKKNFKVHMKRRHREEVSPESWGEVLMKSLAMERQPQGVIPWRKVKVRCERCGLTLSRCSFREHMRRKHQEEVSLSTFQEALNNFLEDMGLVAVETALFASHGEEGGDEEEGRGNHDHDDLVLDIGVSGDQEGERQADPDGFLSFEAGQSTRRGQEDRLLTMMSSQWYPPLRNPHFLELPLESMVWIFREVIRYDGRRGYWNLSLVCKTFRTILRNDIIRNYSLGQTS from the exons ATGTCGGAAACATGCTATTTAAACCGGCAGATATCTTCAATTATGGACACTCTAGCCGAAGCAGCCGTGAGAGATATCTGTAAAGTTGTTCAGGACAGCTATGCAGCGTTACGGCTCGAAGTATTAAGAAGcaaagaggaaatcaaagacTTAAAGAGAAGGCTTAAATTGGCCAAGTTTAGTAGTGATACGGCGACCGGCGCTGTTCAGACGCTTGTCACTACTTCATCGAGAAGAACCAACAGTCCCGCTAATGTCACGTCTGATCATGATAAACATGGGAACGTTAGCTATGTTTATCAAACCAAGGCGGAAACAGTTTTCACACCCGAGGGTTCCAAACAGAACCCCTCAGGAATGAACCTCAGCATCAACGCTAAAGTCTGTCTGGCCGCCAGTAAG GGACAGCGCCACATCACGTGCTTGCAGGTAGGAGAGAGTCCACGGATAGATAGGTGCAACACCTGCTGCTCCCTCTACCACTGCCCCTTCTGCCAGCCCTCTGTGTTCAAACCCAATGAGTTCCACAGGATCGTCccccacatacagacacatcagAACCGAGCAATCCACCATGACG GGTTTGTAATCTACAAGTGCAATTTGACCTGTAGAAAGACGGCCCACTTCCATTGTTGCTACTGCACTGAGACCATTATCAACAAAAGCTCCTTTCAGTCTCACATCCTCAACTGTCGACCACGGACGCCACAGCCTGCTGAACAATCtcaacaccctcctcctcctttttcttctcctcccagccccaaaGGGCCCTCTgcaacctctcctcctgtcactcCCACCCAGCATGCCTCTCCGGCCCAGCACCCAGGCCACTCTCCCAGCCCCGGCCCTGACGCATCTCCAGACATGGCCACCTCGCAACCGGAATCTGAACCGGAACCTGAATCTCCAGAACACATGTCCTTCGGTAGCTACTCTCCAATGCCTGGGCTGGACTCCACCCCCATGGGGagcccagccccctcctcttccGCGCTCACCCACGGCGCTCTGAGAAAGGACACTACCGGCAATTCTGCTGCGGCGACCATGTCTGGGGCCCAGACACCAGAGAGGACGGAGCCAGCACCGGGCTCTCCTGACCCCAGCAAGATGCTAGATCCAAGAATATCCAAGATGCAGTGCCAGTTCTGTGGCATCATCCTGAATCGGAAGAATTTCAAGGTCCACGTGAAGAGGCGGCACAAGGAGGAGTTTTTGGAGCTGTTGAACCAGGAAGTGCATAACCGGGGCCCGGCGGACTCCAAGATTTCCAGGGTCCAGTGCCAGCACTGCGGCGTGACGTTGAACAAAAAGAATTTCAAGGTGCACATGAAGAGGAGgcacagggaggaggtcagCCCGGAGTCCTGGGGGGAGGTCCTGATGAAGTCGCTAGCAATGGAGCGGCAGCCCCAAGGGGTCATCCCTTGGAGGAAGGTCAAAGTTCGTTGCGAGCGCTGCGGCCTGACCCTGAGCAGGTGCAGCTTCCGGGAGCACATGAGAAGGAAGCACCAGGAGGAAGTGAGCCTTTCCACTTTCCAAGAAGCGCTCAACAACTTTCTGGAGGACATGGGGCTGGTTGCCGTGGAGACGGCGCTGTTCGCGTCACACGGAGAGGAAGgcggagacgaggaggaggggcggggcaaCCATGACCACGACGACCTAGTCCTGGACATCGGCGTGAGTGGAGATCAGGAAGGGGAGAGGCAAGCAGACCCCGATGGCTTCTTGTCTTTTGAGGCAGGACAGTCTACCAGACGAGGACAAGAGGACAGACTTCTCACAATGATG AGCAGCCAATGGTACCCTCCACTTAGGAATCCTCATTTCCTCGAG CTTCCTCTAGAGTCCATGGTGTGGATCTTCAGGGAGGTTATCCGTTATGACGGAAGGAGGGGCTACTGGAACCTCTCACTGGTCTGCAAAACCTTCCGCACCATCCTGAGGAATGACATCATACGAAACTACTCACTAGGTCAG ACCTCATGA
- the LOC134034082 gene encoding uncharacterized protein LOC134034082, whose translation MSLDVTFRLRVASIMESLTTSVVHEVCQVMEESLEAFRLEMKLREMERFMVKPKYCLDGVPNSDQEQLTPIQGLCAEESTLCMEVEDCSQLTPAPAAEEKGFGGISEGGILSTETIKEHEAVDQVHISVQKENTLPSVNKCLDCCNRYHCPFCKTSVFKPTNKYKLRRHLQSHLSRAVNYRGYSLFRCFLECSSSGHNHCPFCRTIILKKADFINHVTSCRASSPTTSQSNSAPSSFSTATLSSPTNQKRGALVSSASQTPLSFISGLSDVGQVRSSVASRETICHKCGLTLLTKNLRNHILRRHPDGGGLPRQHAVLECPRRPGVATATCEVCERVMCLKNLKVHMKRRHPHYL comes from the exons ATGTCGTTGGATGTAACATTTCGCTTGCGTGTTGCTTCAATCATGGAATCGTTGACGACATCAGTTGTCCACGAGGTTTGCCAAGTGATGGAAGAGAGCCTGGAGGCTTTTCGCCTTGAGATGAAGCTACGGGAGATGGAGAGGTTCATGGTTAAACCGAAATACTGTCTCGACGGTGTCCCAAATTCTG ATCAGGAACAGTTAACTCCGATCCAGGGATTGTGTGCTGAGGAGTCTACTCTGTGTATGGAAGTAGAGGACTGTAGTCAACTAACACCTGCTCCAGCAGCagaagaaaagggttttggggGAATTTCTGAAGGCGGTATACTATCAACAGAAACCATTAAAGAACATGAAGCGGTGGACCAG GTCCACATCTCAGTGCAGAAAGAGAACACTCTGCCTTCAGTGAATAAATGCTTGGATTGCTGCAACAGGTATCACTGTCCCTTCTGCAAAACCTCTGTGTTCAAACCAACCAACAAGTATAAACTCCGCAGACATCTGCAGTCTCACCTTTCAAGGGCTGTGAACTACAGAG GCTACAGCCTTTTTAGGTGCTTTTTAGAGTGTAGTTCATCAGGTCACAACCACTGCCCGTTCTGCAGAACCATCATATTGAAGAAGGCCGACTTCATCAACCACGTGACGTCATGCAGggcctccagccccaccaccaGCCAATCTAACTCCGCCCCATCCTCGTTCTCAACCGCCACTCTCTCATCCCCCACCAATCAGAAGCGTGGAGCGCTGGTAAGCTCCGCCTCTcagactcctctctctttcatctctggcCTGAGCGATGTGGGTCAGGTCAGGTCATCGGTGGCTTCAAGAGAGACAATTTGTCACAAGTGCGGCCTCACGCTGCTCACCAAGAACCTCCGCAACCACATCTTGAGGAGGCACCCAGATGGTGGCGGGTTGCCAAGGCAACATGCAGTTTTGGAGTGCCCCCGAAGGCCGGGGGTTGCCACGGCAACTTGTGAGGTCTGCGAACGCGTGATGTGCTTGAAGAACCTTAAGGTCCATATGAAGAGGAGACATCCTCATTACCTgtaa
- the LOC134034095 gene encoding C-type lectin 16-like: MNWYRAEDYCNQRHGSLVSVLNPREHSFLQQQMSVAGWPNTWLGGFNLQNQWRWIDHEGLYYTNWHSIGSVTSYPCMYMGNTLGWRNIACSSSLRFICGRNFNNC, from the exons ATGAACTGGTACAGAGCAGAG GATTACTGTAACCAACGCCATGGAAGCCTGGTTTCTGTCCTCAACCCCCGGGAACACAGCTTCCTCCAGCAGCAAATGTCTGTGGCTGGATGGCCCAACACATGGCTGGGAGGTTTCAACCTGCAG AATCAGTGGAGGTGGATCGACCATGAAGGGCTCTACTACACCAACTGGCACAGCATTGGCTCTGTCACCAGCTACCCCTGCATGTACATGGGCAATACTC TGGGCTGGCGCAAcattgcctgctcctcctccttgagGTTCATCTGTGGCAGAAACTTCAACAACTGTTAA
- the LOC134034081 gene encoding zinc finger protein 135-like, producing MAMMADCVGFQAQIASIIELLANSAVLEICKLVDDGYAALRSQMELEREQSEKENDDLRRRLRDMDVRVRSYERKLRRRYQRDEMHNVHYRPPEAPSAVSAAVVASDDHPSGPVATAEEETNTHHMPQEETSLPQVKQERADCDLNLKVEVNIRSETGPTAQEPSEEADSSDRLNVSQCSPTEDTVDLTCRPKPKGQPKSSNPSTGPDPKLETQPDCAVQLPQPPIETEPSPERLNSLGLDLAWMQERVSHLGAAFAQAGLNNSDIGHPSCSYPTQVDMEVPPTMLFPGNAHEMAAFPNFDLPTNSLANQRRPCKTGSDKEPMVCNFCGRVFPSMASLEVHQRSHTGERPYSCQHCGKGFAQPNNLRVHLLIHSGERRYHCSLCGKSFISSSHLKRHRTVHTQEKPYSCARCGQSFSQLCSVRRHRQQSQCGL from the exons ATGGCAATGATGGCGGACTGTGTTGGCTTTCAGGCGCAGATTGCTTCGATAATAGAGCTACTAGCTAATTCGGCCGTGCTAGAGATATGTAAACTTGTGGACGATGGTTATGCCGCCCTTCGTTCACAAATGGAgctagagagagaacaaagcGAGAAGGAGAATGATGATCTGCGGAGAAGATTACGAGACATGGATGTGAGGGTGCGGAGCTACGAACGAAAGCTGAGGAGACGCTATCAACGGGATGAAATGCACAACGTCCATTACAGACCTCCCGAAG CCCCCTCTGCAGTCTCTGCAGCCGTGGTTGCAAGTGATGACCATCCCAGCGGCCCTGTCGCTACAGCCGAAGAAGAGACTAATACACACCACATGCCACAG GAGGAAACCTCTTTGCCCCAGGTTAAACAGGAGAGAGCAGACTGTGATTTGAACCTGAAAGTTGAAGTGAACATCAGGTCGGAAACTGGTCCCACTG CCCAAGAGCCTAGTGAGGAAGCAGACAGCAGTGACCGACTGAATGTGTCCCAATGCTCCCCCACTGAGGACACGGTGGATCTGACCTGCAGGCCAAAGCCCAAAGGCCAACCTAAGTCCTCCAATCCTTCCACTGGCCCTGATCCCAAGCTAGAGACGCAACCCGACTGTGCTGTCCAGTTGCCTCAGCCGCCCATTGAAACTGAACCAAGTCCTGAGCGACTGAACAGCCTGGGCTTAGATCTGGCCTGGATGCAGGAGAGAGTGAGCCATCTGGGGGCAGCGTTTGCTCAGGCGGGCCTGAACAACTCAGACATTGGACACCCATCTTGTTCCTACCCTACCCAAGTGGACATGGAAGTCCCACCAACTATGCTCTTCCCAGGAAACGCCCACGAAATGGCCGCCTTTCCCAATTTTGACCTCCCAACCAATTCCTTAGCCAATCAAAGGCGGCCTTGCAAGACCGGCTCGGACAAGGAGCCAATGGTTTGCAACTTCTGTGGTCGGGTGTTCCCCAGCATGGCCAGCCTAGAGGTGCACCAGCGGTCCCACACAGGTGAGAGGCCCTACAGCTGCCAGCACTGTGGAAAGGGCTTCGCTCAGCCCAACAACCTGCGGGTCCACCTGCTCATCCACTCTGGCGAGCGGCGTTACCACTGCTCACTGTGCGGGAAGAGCTTCATCTCCTCCAGTCACCTGAAGAGGCACCGCACCGTCCACACGCAGGAGAAACCTTACAGCTGCGCTCGCTGTGGCCAGTCCTTCAGCCAGTTGTGTAGCGTTCGGAGGCACAGGCAGCAGTCCCAGTGTGGGCTGTAG
- the LOC134034093 gene encoding C-type lectin 16-like: protein MKLLVVLSLLLCVALSVRAAAVPVEEEKKAPVPVEDMVLKEKLEEPVEVEEVKKMEVENQMELETFPEERDTVLEMDLAEHDPQEERFGYCPDGWIRYQSRCFLFVNSAMNWYRAEDYCNQHHGSLVSVHNPREHSFLQQQMSVAGWPNTWLGGFNLQNQWRWIDHEGLYYTNWYSLSSVTSSPCMYMGNTLGWRNIACSSSLRFICGRNFNNC from the exons ATGAAGCTTCTAGTAGTTTTGTCTCTGCTACTCTGTGTGGCTCTCTCAGTCAGAGCTGCCGCAG TTCCTGTcgaggaagagaaaaaggctCCTGTTCCAG TGGAGGATATGGTGCTGAAAGAGAAGCTGGAGGAGCCTGTCGAGGTGGAGGAAGTGAagaagatggaggtggagaatcagatggagctggagacgttcccagaggagagagacacagtcctCG AGATGGACTTGGCAGAGCATGATCCACAAG AGGAACGCTTTGGCTACTGTCCTGACGGCTGGATCCGGTACCAGTCTCGTTGCTTTCTCTTCGTCAACTCCGCCATGAACTGGTACAGAGCAGAG GATTACTGTAACCAGCACCATGGAAGCCTGGTTTCTGTCCACAACCCCCGGGAACACAGCTTCCTCCAGCAGCAAATGTCTGTGGCTGGATGGCCCAACACATGGCTGGGAGGTTTCAACCTGCag AATCAGTGGAGGTGGATCGACCATGAAGGGCTCTACTACACCAACTGGTACAGCCTTAGCTCTGTCACCAGCTCCCCCTGCATGTACATGGGCAATACTT TGGGCTGGCGCAAcattgcctgctcctcctccttgagGTTCATCTGTGGCAGAAACTTCAACAACTGTTAA